One Fimbriimonadaceae bacterium genomic window, TCCACTGTGCAATCTCCCTCCATGCTGCCCTCCAATCTAAGGTGAGTTCCGCTTTCTTTTGCTGCCACAGGCTCATAGATACCCCGATATTGATGGCCCGACAGGTTGAGCCCAGTAGAGCTCTTCCCTAGCTCGTGTTTGACCCACATAAAACATCCGCCGTACCGAGTCGCGGGCCTCGCCCGGCGTCGTCCATTCCTGATAGCCAGCCGGGCTCAAATCTGGAAACAAGACGACGATCGACGCTTCTCCTCCCTTCACGGAATGCACCGTCCCTAACGTGATTTTCGGTTGATCCTTCAGCGCCTTCGGGCCCCTCGCTTCAAGAATGTTGCAGGCGTAACCGATCGGCTTCCGATAGGTATCAAGCAGGTTTGACTGCAACCAGCCAACATCGCCGGCTGTGGCCTTCTCTGCCGCGACCGGATCGGCGAACCACTGCTCGAGATCATCCACTTCCACCGCCAGCCCGGCCGTCTCTTCGCCTTCAGCCTTCCGTCGCATGAGCGTCTTCGCGCCACGATGGAAGATGTCTTCGGCCTTCAGACACCCCGCCCATTCCCACAGTTCCCGATAGGTCCACCATCCCGATTCGTCGACGGGCTTCCGGTACATCCTCACCCGATCCGATGCACTGATCGTCCCCGATCGTCCCGTCAACGGATTCCAATCTCCCCTAGTCTTCCGGTAGGGGTTCCAGAACGGGAAGCCCCAGTCCCGCAGCTTGTGCTTCACCGGATCGAGGAAGAAGCTGCAAGAGGCCAGGATCGCGACCGTCTTCCCGGCATCAATCCATTCTTCAAGCCGGTACTTCATCGTTTCATGCCACTTGTAATTGATATCGAGTTGCCCCACGGCGCCCTCAACGTCTCGAGGCTTGTAGTCCTTCTGGATTCTGTTCTCGATCTGCTCAACCCATGCCGTCGCGGCCGCATGCACGGCCCGAGGAACCCGATACGATTGCGCGAGAATCGTGACTTGCTCTGCCGGCAGGTCCGGCGACATAAAGGCATCAGGAATCGCCCCTTTGAACCTATAGAGCACTTGATCGTCATCCCCACCTAAATACAGCTCTTCACAGGACGACCCCCACCAGCGGGCAAGGGAGAGCTCCAGCGGGCTAAAATCCTGGACCTCATCGAGGAACATCACCCGGCTCTCGTGTGGAATGGGAACCCGCTCCTCCACGCATCGGGAAATCAGGTCGGTAAAATCGATGGTAAAGGTCTGATCCTTAAAATCCGCCCAGTACTGCGAGAAGTTTTGGATGCGAATCGGCCAGAAGTCCGCTGGCACCTGGAGCCCACGGAGTCGATTCAACTCCTGGAGTAGCCCGTCTCCGTCCTTCGCCCCGCTGGACTCAATATCCCCATACGGATCGTCAAGGTTCGAGCCGATGCCCCCGAACTGCATCGACGGATAGGAGGCGTTCCAGTCTTTCAGGAGTTCCCTGTCGATAAGTTTTGGCCGCTCCAGGGCACGATAACAGAGTGCGTGTAGCGTGCCGATCCGGTCGTCGTTCAGGGGGAGATTTCTGCTGACTAATTCCCTCGCTGCAGCCTTCGTAAAACTAGTCACCAGGACAGCCTCGCTCCCGTACTGGCTGCAACTTTTGGCGATCAAACGGCTCAACGTGGTTGTTTTCCCCGTTCCGGGAGGCCCAACGATGCGAAATTCTTTGGATTTTTTGGGCATATTTCGACCTGACTTATAATGTTTTCAACTGTTTAGATGCCTGCTGACTCGTGCTGACTACGGAATTCCCCATATAAGTCAATATGTTGAGAAAAAAGTTGCACAAGTCAGCAGATTTTTTTCGCGATGGGCAGTACCGATTGCAGGGCCGATTTTTTTTTGCTGACTTGCTGACTTGCTGACTAGTAACTCTGGCATGATTCTTCCTATAAGAGAGAATTCTATAACCTGCTGATTTTACTGAATAGTCAAACATTTGACGCTGATGCATTTCTGTAGTCACCATTCGAGTCACCGATTGGCAGCTGACTTTGTCATGCCGACTGGATTCTCCACACGCTCCGCTTCGTGAACGAGCCACCCTTGGAACTCTTCACGTTCTTCCGTTCATGCCGGTACCCTAGTTGCGTCATCATGAAGCTCAGTTCCTTCGAGGTGAGCCGTTCATTCATCTTCCCAATCAGAAATTGCCGGAAGGTTTCCGAGACGATATAGACATCCCCGTCGAGCCGGAACGGGTTCCCCATAATAGCGGCATCCATCCATCGCTCTTGCCCTTGAATGCCAGCCGAGGACAGATACACCTCTAGCCAGTTCTCAAACGTGCCCTTCTTGGTCCCGATTTCAACGTCCACATTCTCGATCGCCCGGAAGAGCCACTGGATAATTTCGTCCCACTTATCCGCCTTCATCGTGGCAATACGCACGTCGGTATGGTCGAGGAGTAGGCGCCGGAATCTCGTCTGAGAATCGAAGTCTTCCACGCCTGCCGCGCTGACCGTCCGGCCGTTCACATCCAACTCATACGTATTGCCGTCCCCGCGGTATCGCACAAATTTCGTGATCGACACGCCCAACTTGTCCGAGACCAGCGCCAGAAGCTCCGCGGGGTCTGTGGCCACATGTTCCGGCAACGATTCCCCATTTTTCAGGGACTCAGCCAGCGCCCGCCGCTCCTCGACACCCTTCCCGGTCATGGCCAGGTTCAGCGTTCGCTCGTAATAGTCTTTCCGGAGCTTCAGGTCGGCGTTGTGGCGCCTCCGGTGGGCAATGAGCAGATTGACCACTTCCTGCCCCGTCCAGGAGGCCGCAAGGGCCTTGGTGGCGAGGCTCAGATCATAGGAACTGGCCGACTGGTCTTGGAGGTCCGTCCGGGAGTGTTCCCAGGCCCCCTTGAAGCCGCTATCAATCTCACAGAGCCGCATGAATTTCTCTGCCGGCGGTTCCGCCGACGGACTGAGATCGAAGGCCCAGGCCAGGTTCGCGGCTTGCGTTTTCTCTTCCGTCTCCGGCAGCAAGTACCCTTCCAGATCGCTCGGCTCATACCGGTGCTCGTTCAGCTCAAGCAGTCGCGTCTTCTTCGGCACCCCCTTCCGGTTCCAGGTCCCCGGCAAGCGCATGACTCGCGTCAGATCGCCCACTTGATCGGCGTCCCAGCCGTGGACCTTGGCCCGCGCACGGAGCGTCGAGCACCAGCCCTTCGTCAGCGCTTCGGCCTTTGCCCGATCGTCGTCCGACTCGAAGGCCCAGGGCTCTTTGAAGAGCCACCAGGCCTGCAAGCCACGGCCGCTGTGCACAATGATGGAGGGAGGTGGCCCCATCTCGGCCAGCAGCCGCATCGCGTCGTCTTCCGTCTGGGGGAGGTTCGGCTTCTTGTGGCCCCCGCCTTCTGCGTAGTCCAAATCTGCCCAGACCCCA contains:
- a CDS encoding ATP-dependent helicase, which codes for MPKKSKEFRIVGPPGTGKTTTLSRLIAKSCSQYGSEAVLVTSFTKAAARELVSRNLPLNDDRIGTLHALCYRALERPKLIDRELLKDWNASYPSMQFGGIGSNLDDPYGDIESSGAKDGDGLLQELNRLRGLQVPADFWPIRIQNFSQYWADFKDQTFTIDFTDLISRCVEERVPIPHESRVMFLDEVQDFSPLELSLARWWGSSCEELYLGGDDDQVLYRFKGAIPDAFMSPDLPAEQVTILAQSYRVPRAVHAAATAWVEQIENRIQKDYKPRDVEGAVGQLDINYKWHETMKYRLEEWIDAGKTVAILASCSFFLDPVKHKLRDWGFPFWNPYRKTRGDWNPLTGRSGTISASDRVRMYRKPVDESGWWTYRELWEWAGCLKAEDIFHRGAKTLMRRKAEGEETAGLAVEVDDLEQWFADPVAAEKATAGDVGWLQSNLLDTYRKPIGYACNILEARGPKALKDQPKITLGTVHSVKGGEASIVVLFPDLSPAGYQEWTTPGEARDSVRRMFYVGQTRAREELYWAQPVGPSISGYL